The Chrysiogenia bacterium genome contains a region encoding:
- a CDS encoding thermonuclease family protein, with amino-acid sequence MAVAIGLTAFPVIAAADGFACQVASITDGDTFRCTNGLRIRIGGIDAPEMDTSYGPPAKATLAGIIGGATAQCEPTGTSYNRIVAVCYLDGQDIGAMMVERAMARDCARYSGGRYGGLEDERHDVLPVVPFCIP; translated from the coding sequence ATGGCCGTCGCGATTGGTCTGACGGCGTTCCCCGTCATTGCGGCGGCCGATGGCTTTGCCTGCCAAGTCGCCTCGATCACTGATGGCGACACTTTCCGGTGCACGAACGGTCTCAGGATCAGGATCGGCGGCATAGACGCGCCAGAGATGGACACGTCCTATGGTCCGCCTGCGAAGGCGACGTTGGCCGGCATCATTGGCGGCGCCACGGCCCAATGTGAGCCGACGGGCACCAGCTACAACCGCATCGTCGCGGTCTGCTATCTCGACGGTCAGGACATAGGCGCGATGATGGTGGAGCGGGCTATGGCGAGGGACTGCGCAAGGTACTCCGGCGGGCGCTATGGAGGGCTAGAGGATGAGCGCCACGACGTGCTGCCGGTGGTGCCCTTCTGCATCCCATGA